The Burkholderiales bacterium DNA window AGCGTCGCGCGCAGCCCTTCGGGATCGCCCGGCGAGCGCTGGTAGGCGGGCGGATCGACCTCGGGCACCGGCGCCGTCGTCTCTTCCTGGAAGACGTCGAGCGGCACGTCGATGTTGACCGGTCCGGGACGCCCAGTACGCAGCAGCCCGAATGCCTGCTTCATCGCGAGCGGCACCATGTCGGCGCGCGTCGGCTGGTAGCTGCGCTTCACGTACGGCCGGATCACCGACGGGAAATCGCCCTGGAAGTAGCGCCCGGTCTCCTGGAACGGCAGGCGGTTGAACTGGGTGGTCGGCACGTTGCCGGTGATCGCGAGGAAGGCCGACGAATCCATCATCGCGTTGGCGAGCGAGATGACGAGGTTCACCGAGCCGGGACCGCACGAGGTGAAGGTCGCGACCGGCTCGTGCTTCACCTTGTAGTACGCGTCGGCCATGTAGCCCGCGGACTGCTCGTGATGGCACGAGATCGTCTTGATGCGGTCGGACGCCGCCGCGCAGGCGTCGAGGAAGCCGACGTTGCCGTGGCCGCACACGCCGAAGAGATAAGGCACTTTCTCGCGGATCATGTATTCGACCATGATCTCGGCGCCTTTCATGCTCCGCGCGGCGGTGTCCGTTTTACGTGCTGCTGCTGTAGCGCTCATTCGTTCCTCTCACCGTTTCACGTCACCGCTTCACCCGCCACCGCTTCATCGGTCACCGCTTCACGACCGTATCTTCGATCCAGTCCGCAATGTAATCCACCCCGACCTGCCGGTTATCGGCCTGCGCATGATAGACGCTGCCGTCTTCCGCGGTCAGGATCTTGAGATGCTTGCGCTCCGAGCCCAGCGCCTCGTAGAGCGTGTACGCCGAGGCGACCGGCACGACCTTGTCTTCGTCGGCGTGCACGATGAGGAAAGGCATCTCGATCTTCGGCGCCACGTCGGCGAGCGAGAACTTCTCGGCTTTGGCGATCGCCGCGTCGGCGTCGTCGATATGTCCCATGATCCAGCGGAAATGGAAAGCCGACTGGGCGGTGTTCTTCGGATCGGTCTCCAGCCGCCGCTTGATCTCGCGCTGCCACCCGGCCAGGTCCCAATGCAGCGCCGCGAAAGCCACGCCCGCGGCGTAGCGCTGCTCGAATCCCGCGACGCGGGCCGCGTAGTAGCCGCCGAAGCTGTAGCCCATGACGACCACTTTCGAAGGATCGACTTCGGGACGCTCCGCGACCCAGTCGTAAGCGGCCCTGCCCGCGGCTTCGTAGTCGTGGCGCGCATACATCTCGCGCAGCCGCAGCGATTCGCCCTGTCCGGGCCCGTCGATCGCGAGCGTGTTCCAGCCGCGCGCCGCGAACTCCAGGCCGTTGAAGAGGACGCTCATCTCCTTGCAGTTGTCCATGCCGTCGAACACGACGACGGTCGGCGCCTTCGCGGCGCCCGGCGCTTTCATGAAGAGCGCCGGCAGGTTGCGCCCGCCCTCGAACGGCACTTCGACGCGCTCGATGTTCGGATAGCGGCGCAGCAGTCCCTTGGTCTGGAGGTCGATCGACTTCGCGCCGACTTCGCGCTTGCGCTTGCCCGGATAGATGAAGCGCTCGCCGGTGAAGTAGTACATGCCCGCGCGCAGGTAGTAGTTGCCCGCGCTCATGCGGTGGCCTTTGGCTTCGCACGCGTCGCCCGCGTGCTCGAGCCGCGCGGCCATGCGGCACCATTCTTCCTCCCACGCGTCCGGCTCGCCCTGCCGTCTGGCGAGGCGCTCGCACACGTCGTCGATCTCGCCCAGCGCGACCGCGCCGTAGGGCGCCATCCCTTTGGTCACGAGCGCGGCGTTCGACCAGTTGAAGTTGCCCGGGAACTGCATGATCCAGTGACCGTTGTACGACATCGTTCTTCCTATTCCGTTACGCGCAGCCTGAGCGGCGTGAGATCGCCCACGCCCGCTTCGATGATGTCGCCCGGTTTGGTCGGGCCGATGCCCGCGGGCGTTCCCGTGAGGACGATGTCGCCGGGCTCGAGCGTGTAGTACTCCGAGAGCCAGGCGATGATCCCCGGCACGCCGAGGATCAACCGGTCGATGTTCGACGTCTGCTTGCTCTCCCCGTTGCACTTCAACCACAGCGGCGCGCTGGTCGGATGGCCCATCTTCGACGCCGGCGTGATCGGCCCCACCGGACCGGACTGCTCGACGTCCTTGCCGATCTCCCACGGCAGCCCCGCGTCCTTGCACCAGAGCTGCAGGTCCCGGCGCGTGAGGTCGAGGCCTACCGCATAACCGAAAACGTGTTCATACGCGTTCTGCGCAGCGATGCGCGAGCCGCGCTTGCCGATCGCGACCGTGTATTCGCACTCCCATTGGTAATTGCCGGTCTTCGTCGGATAGCCGATGGCGGTCGTCTCGCCGGCTTCACACGGCACGACGTGATTGACCGCCTTGGTGAACACGAATGGCGGCACGTCGCCCGTGATGCCCATCTCTTTCTTGTGATCGAGATAGTTCAGGCCCATGCAGAACGCACGGCGCACCGGAAAGCGCTCATCGCTGCCGACGATGGGCAGTGTCGGGATCTGCCACGCGGGGAATGCGAGCTTCACTGAGGACTCCTTTTCGATATCGCGGCGCATTTAAACACAAAAGAATCAGTACGCCGTGCCCTGGCCGGTGTCGGTCATCGACCCCGCATCGGAGCGCGCGTCGTGCGCGGCGGCTGCAGCGGCGATGCCGGCGATCGCCGCACCTGCCGCGACGCCCGCGGCGATCCGGCCGGCCTGGTCGACGCCGGAGGGCGCATCCCAGCGTCCGCTCGCGCCGGCGCCGCCGGACTCGCCGCCGCCGCCCCTGAAGGTGTCGCCCGACGAGCCGGAGCTCGAGCTGTCGCGGTCGCGGTCGCGCCAGCGGTCGTCGTCGCGCCGGTCGTAGTCGTCCGCCGTTCGCCGCGGCCGTCGCGGGGCGTTGGCGAGCATCGCCTGCACCAGCGTGTGCTCGTCGAGCGGCGCGTTGATGAGGCCCGGCGGCTCGGGCGAGAGCGGGTGAGTGCGAACCGACGCTCTCCAGAACGCCCACCATGCCGCGGGTTTCACCGGGGCAAGCTCGAGCACGAAATCCATGGTCGGTATGAACGTCGTCATGACGCGCTCGAGCAGGGCGTCGCTGAGCCGCACGCCGCCTTGTGTTTTGCGCAGGCGCCCGTCCTTGCCGGGCCCTCCGCCGTGTACCAGCAGCCCCAGGCGGCCGAAGCTCTCGGCTTCGAGCGCCTGTCCCGAGACCGGCTCGAACACGAGCGCATGGCTTCCGTACTCGGCGCGCTGTTCGCCTTCCAGCGCTCGGGTCGCGACGAAGCGATAGGCGCCGAACGGCGGATGCCCCCCAACGCGCAGCGGATCGCAATCGGCGTTGCCGAGCTTCTTCGCGACGAGCGGATGCGCCGTGGCGGCGGCTTCGCCCGTCGCGATCTTCAGGGTGCCGACATTGAGCGTCGCCGCGGCGGTGCCTTCGCGGTCGGGCGGGACCTGCAGGCGCAGTTTCATCATGATCGTTCCCCCAGCGAAGCAAAAAGTTTTAGATAGGACTTCGCCATGCGCGGCATCGAGAAATGCCGCTCGACGTGACGGCGGCCGGCATGCCCGAGCCGCCGTGCAAGCTCGGGTGCATCGACGAGGCGCCCGAGCGCGGCTGCGATGTCCTGCGGGTCTCTCCCACGCAGCAGCACGCCGGTGCGCCCGTCGATCACGAGCTCGCGCGTACCGCCGGAATCGTTGGCGACGGCCGGCAACCCCGCCGCAAGCGCTTCGAGCACCGCGTTCGGCGAGCCCTGGTGCTCGCCGAGCACCAGCGCGATGTCGAAGTCGGCGAGGCGACGCGGGGCGTCCTCGCCGGCTCCGTGCAGGAACACGCGCGCGTCCAGATCGGCGCCGATCGCCTCGATGACCGCTTCGGCATATTGCGCATGACGCGGCTCGGCACAGCCGAGCACGTGCAGCTCGGACTGCGGATGCGCGCGCCACAAAAGGCGCATCGCGGCGACGATCTCGAGCAGGAACTTGCTGGGCGCGATGCGGCCGCTCACCACGACGCGTGGGGCGCGGCTCGAAGCGCGCGGCGCCCGCGGCGGCAGCGCCACGCCGTTGGGGATCACGACCGCGCTGCGCCGCGCGGCGTCATGGTATTTGACGACGAGGCGATCGAGCGCTGCGTCGTACTCGTTCTCGTCGAAGGCGATGCACGCCTGAAACGCTTGCGTGGCGCGCATCTCCTCGAAGCTGTAACCGCCGGGGGAGACGTCGACGAGCCTGATCCCGACCGGACCGAGCGCTTTCGCGAGCAGCAGCTTTACCTTGGGATCCATGTTCCAGCAGCACACGATCGCGAAGCGCCGCTCGACCACGCGCCGCACGATCGCTTCCGCATGATCGAAGCAGTCGCGCGAGTCGGCGGTTCGATGCACGATCACGCCTTCGGCTGCAAGCGCGCGCGCGAACGCCGCGCTCGACGAGTTGCCGCACACCGCGACTTCGAGGGTGAGTGCGGCGCTCAGCGCGGTCGTGAGGTTCGCGAGCGAGCGCTGCGCGCCGCCTGCGTTCAGGTTCGCGGTGACGAAGAGCACGCCGCGCCGGTCGCGCACCGGCCGCGCGATGTGGAACAGCGTCCACAGCCGGTCGCTCGGAAAGCCGCGCCACGCCGGCAACGCGGGATGTGTCGCGAGCGCGCGGTCGATGCCTGCGGCCCATTCCGAATCGCTCGCGTCGAACGCGATGCGGCTCAAGCCCGGCGCGTCGAGCTCGCCCTGTCCGCCGACCGCGCTCGCGACGACCGGCAGCCCCGCGGCCAGCGCTTCGAGGCTCGCGATCGACAAGCCTTCGTAGCGGCTGGTGTTGAGCAGCAGATCGAACGCCGCGAGACAGCGCGCGGCGTGCGGTACGTGACCCGCGAGCCGGACACGCGCTTCGAGCCCGAGGCGCGCGGCCTGCGCGACCATCGCGTGCCACGCGAGCGCGCCGTCGCGCCCGGTCGGGCCGCCGACGATGACGAGATGCGCGTCACGGCGAGCGAGCAATGCGGCGAAGATGCGCAGCGCCCGCGTATACGCCTTCTGCGGCTTCACGCCCCCGATCATGCCGATCGCGATCGCGTCGGCGGGTATCGCCCAGCGCGAGCGAAAGGAGGCGCGCGCTTCGGCTCGCAGCGCGGGGGAGCGCGGCACGTGATGGATCACCGAGCACGCGAGGTCGCTGCGCTCGCGTTGTATCTCCCGTGCCGCCGCACGCGAGACGGCGATCGCGTGCGCGCGGTGCGCGAGCGCCGATGCAGGCTCGAGCCAGCCTTCGGCGGCGTTGTGCAGCACCGTCAGGCACTGCGCACCCCCGCGCGCGAGCGCGGCACGCTCGGCCGCGAGCAGGAGGTGACAGACGATGACCGGGTTGCCGTCGCGCAGCGCTTCGGCGCCGAGCGCTTCCAGACGCGCAACGACGTCGACGCCGTGCAAGCGGACGACTTCGACGTTCTCGGGCACGAGCCATTCCGGCTGTGCATCGCGCAGCACGATGAGCCGCACGCGATGGCGCGCGGCGCTGCGCTCGGCCCAGTCGAGCACGATGCGCTCCGCTCCGCCGAGCGCGAGGCTCGCGACCGCGGCGGTCATGGGCAGCGGCGACGCGTCGAGGAGCGGCGGCTGCTCGGGCGCGCGCTCGGGCGCGAGCGGAGCCGGAAACGTTGAAGCGTCCGGCCGTCCGCTGGCACGCGCAGTGGTCATGCGTTTCAGTCGATCTTGATGCCGACCTCTTTCACCACCTTGGACCAGACCGAGAGCTCGCGCTTGATGAACTGGTCGAACTCTTCGGGCGTGCTGTTCACCAGATCGGCGCCGAGCGCGGCAACTTTCTCTTTGACGTCGGCGCCTTGCGCGGCTTTGGCGCTCGACTGATAGAGCGTACGGATGACGTTCTGCGGCGTGCCGGCGGGGACGACGAGACCGATCCATTCGATCGCTTCGTAACCGGGGACACCGGCTTCGGCGACCGTCGGCAGGTCGGGCAGGGCGCCGTTGCGCTTGGCGGAGCTCACCGCGAGCGGGATCAGCCGGCCGGTCTTGAAGTGCTGGATGGACGAAGGGATGGTCGCGAAGAGCAGGCTCGTCTCGCCGCCGACCAGCGCCACGACTGCGGGACCGCCGCCTTTATAAGGGACGTGGGTCATCTTCACGCCCGCCATGTGCTCGAAGCGCGCGGTCGCGAGATGGTTCGCGCTGCCGCTGCCGGCCGAGCCGTAGGTGAGCGCGCCCGGCTTCGACTTCGCCAGTGCGATGAGCTGCTTGATCGAGCGCGCGGGGACCGACGGATGCACCGCCACCACCAGCGTGACGATCGAGATGAGACTCACCGGAAGCAGGTCCTTCTCGGTGTCGAACGGCATCTTCCTGTAGATCGACGGGTTCGCGCCGAACGCGATGTTGTTCGCGCCCACGGTGTAGCCGTCGGGCGGCGATTTCGCGACGATCTCCAGGCCGATCGTCGACGCGGCGCCGGGCCGGTTGTCGACGACGACCTGCTGGCCGAGGTTCTCGGTCATGCGCTGCGAGAGGATGCGCAGGATGACGTCGGTCGAGCCGCCGGGCGCGTACGGCACGATGAGGCGTATCGGTTTGGAAGGGTAAGGCGCTTGCGCGTGCGCCGGGCAGGCGATCGCAGCGCAGGTGACTAATGCAGCGGCGTACAGACTCTTGCTCATGAAGCCTCCTCCGATGCTGTCTTAGTTGTGTGCAGTAGAATAACCGATCCTTCAGAATCATCCGCCCAAAAGAGGAGGAAGCCCATGACGCAACGCAAGCGCCGCGAGGATTTGCGCAGCTACAAGTCGTTCGGCGTTAAGGATCTGCGCTCTTTCGGCCATCGCTCGCGTGCACTGCAGATGGGTTACACGCGCGAGGACTTCAGCGGCAAGCCGGTGATCGCGATCATCAACACCTGGAGCGATCTCAATCCCTGCCACGCCCATTTCGCGCAGCGGGTCGAGGAGGTGAAGCGCGGCGTGTGGCAGGCCGGCGGTTTCCCCGTCGAGCTGCCGGCGCACTCGGTGTCCGAGACTTACGTGAAACCCTCGTCGATGATGTACCGCAACTTCCTCGCGATGGAGACCGAGGAGCTGCTGCGCGCGCATCCGGTCGACGGCGCGGTGCTCATGGGCGGCTGCGACAAGACGACGCCCGGCCTCCTGATGGGCGCGATCAGCATGAACCTCCCGGCGATCTACATGCCGGCGGGGCCGATGCTGCGCGGCAACTGGAAAGGCCGGACCCTCGGCTCGGGCACCGACACGTGGAAATACTGGGCCGAGCTGCGTGCCGGCAACATCACCGAGCGCGACTGGGAGGAAGTCGAGGAAGGCATCGCGCGCTCGTTCGGCCACTGCATGGTGATGGGCACGGCCTCGACGATGACCTCGGTTGCGGAGACGCTCGGCCTCACGTTGCCGGGCGCGGCTTCGATTCCTGCGGCGGACGCGAACCACCCCCGCATGGCGGAGCACAGCGGCCGGCGCATCGTCGAGATGGTGTGGGAGGACCTCAAGCCTTCCGACGTCGTCACGCGCGATTCGGTCGACAACGCGATCACGGTGATCCACGCGCTCTCCGGATCGACCAACGCGATCATCCATCTCACCGCGATCGCGGGCCGCGCCGGCATCGAGCTTTCCGCCGACCGCTTCGACGAGCTCGCGCGGACCACGCCCGTGCTCGCGAACATCCGTCCGGCGGGCGACAAGTACCTCATGGAGGATTTCTATTACGCCGGCGGGCTGCGCGCGCTGCAGAAGGAGCTCGGCGCCAAGCTCAAGCTCGACGCACGCACGGTGAACGGCAAGACGCTCGGCGAGAACATCGCCGCCGCGCAGATCTACAACGACGACGTGATCCGCACGCGCGACAAGCCGCTGTCGGAGACCGGCGGGCTCGCGGTGCTGCGCGGCAACCTCGCGCCCGACGGCGCGATCATCAAGCCGACCGCCGCCGAGCCGCATCTGCTGAAGCACACCGGCAAGGCGGTCGTGTTCGCGGACTACAACGACATGAACGCGCGCATCGACGACGAATCGCTCGACGTCGACGAGAACTCGGTGCTGGTGCTCAAGAACGGCGGCCCGCTGGGCGGTCCCGGCATGCCGGAGTGGGGGCAGCTTCCCATACCCAAGAAGCTGCTGAAGAAAGGCGTGCGCGACATGGTGCGCATCTCGGACGCGCGCATGAGCGGGACCTCGTACGGCACCTGCGTGCTGCACGTCGCGCCCGAGTCGTACGTCGGCGGGCCGCTCGCCTTCGTGCAGGACGGCGACGTGATCGAGCTCGACGTCGAAGCGCGCAAGCTCGAGCTCAAGGTGAGCGAGGCGGAGCTCGCACGACGGCGCGCGGCGTGGACGCCGCCCAAGCCGCGCTTCACCCGCGGCTACGGCGCGCTCTTCGCCAGGCACATCACGCAGGCGGACAAGGGCTGCGACTTCGATTTCCTGCACGCGGGCGAGCCGACGCCGGATCCCGAGATCCACTGAGCCCGAGGCGTCCTGAAGACCTTCGTCACACCCGCGGCGGCGCTGCTCGTCGCCGCCGCCGCGGTCATCTTTTTTCTTCCGCCGCCCGCCGGCTACACCGCGCAGACGATGCACGCCGGCGCGCTGTCGCTGCTCGTCGTCGGCCTGTGGGCGCTGGGTGCGCTGCCCGAATATATCGTCGCGCTGCTGTTCTTCCTGCTCGCGATGGTGTTCGCGATCGCGCCGGCGCACGTCGTGTTCTCCGGCTTCGCGTCCGGAACGCTGTGGCTGGTGCTGGGCGGATTGATCGTCGCCGAGGCGGTGAACGTCACCGGCCTGGGGCTGCGCTTCGCGCGGCTTCTCGTGGGCGGCCGTGCGATGAGCTATCGCACGCTGATCGCGGCCGTGGCGCTGGTGAGCACGCTTCTATGCATCGTCATGCCGGCGACGATCAGCCGCATCCTGCTGCTCCTCCCGATCATGGGCGCGCTCGCGCAGCGGCTGGGGCTGAAGCCGGGCAGCCGCGGCTATGCCGGCGTGGCGCTCGCGGTGATCATGACGAACTACCAGGTCGGCACCGCTTTCCTGCCGGCGAACGCGCCCAACCTCGTGCTCGCGGGCGCGGCCGAGACGCTGTACAGGACGACGTTCATCTACGGCGAATGGCTGCTCGTGCAGCTTCCGGTGATGGGTGTGCTGAAGGCGCTCATGATCGTGGCCGTGG harbors:
- a CDS encoding alpha/beta fold hydrolase, with the translated sequence MSYNGHWIMQFPGNFNWSNAALVTKGMAPYGAVALGEIDDVCERLARRQGEPDAWEEEWCRMAARLEHAGDACEAKGHRMSAGNYYLRAGMYYFTGERFIYPGKRKREVGAKSIDLQTKGLLRRYPNIERVEVPFEGGRNLPALFMKAPGAAKAPTVVVFDGMDNCKEMSVLFNGLEFAARGWNTLAIDGPGQGESLRLREMYARHDYEAAGRAAYDWVAERPEVDPSKVVVMGYSFGGYYAARVAGFEQRYAAGVAFAALHWDLAGWQREIKRRLETDPKNTAQSAFHFRWIMGHIDDADAAIAKAEKFSLADVAPKIEMPFLIVHADEDKVVPVASAYTLYEALGSERKHLKILTAEDGSVYHAQADNRQVGVDYIADWIEDTVVKR
- a CDS encoding fumarylacetoacetate hydrolase family protein — encoded protein: MKLAFPAWQIPTLPIVGSDERFPVRRAFCMGLNYLDHKKEMGITGDVPPFVFTKAVNHVVPCEAGETTAIGYPTKTGNYQWECEYTVAIGKRGSRIAAQNAYEHVFGYAVGLDLTRRDLQLWCKDAGLPWEIGKDVEQSGPVGPITPASKMGHPTSAPLWLKCNGESKQTSNIDRLILGVPGIIAWLSEYYTLEPGDIVLTGTPAGIGPTKPGDIIEAGVGDLTPLRLRVTE
- a CDS encoding glycosyltransferase; the encoded protein is MTTARASGRPDASTFPAPLAPERAPEQPPLLDASPLPMTAAVASLALGGAERIVLDWAERSAARHRVRLIVLRDAQPEWLVPENVEVVRLHGVDVVARLEALGAEALRDGNPVIVCHLLLAAERAALARGGAQCLTVLHNAAEGWLEPASALAHRAHAIAVSRAAAREIQRERSDLACSVIHHVPRSPALRAEARASFRSRWAIPADAIAIGMIGGVKPQKAYTRALRIFAALLARRDAHLVIVGGPTGRDGALAWHAMVAQAARLGLEARVRLAGHVPHAARCLAAFDLLLNTSRYEGLSIASLEALAAGLPVVASAVGGQGELDAPGLSRIAFDASDSEWAAGIDRALATHPALPAWRGFPSDRLWTLFHIARPVRDRRGVLFVTANLNAGGAQRSLANLTTALSAALTLEVAVCGNSSSAAFARALAAEGVIVHRTADSRDCFDHAEAIVRRVVERRFAIVCCWNMDPKVKLLLAKALGPVGIRLVDVSPGGYSFEEMRATQAFQACIAFDENEYDAALDRLVVKYHDAARRSAVVIPNGVALPPRAPRASSRAPRVVVSGRIAPSKFLLEIVAAMRLLWRAHPQSELHVLGCAEPRHAQYAEAVIEAIGADLDARVFLHGAGEDAPRRLADFDIALVLGEHQGSPNAVLEALAAGLPAVANDSGGTRELVIDGRTGVLLRGRDPQDIAAALGRLVDAPELARRLGHAGRRHVERHFSMPRMAKSYLKLFASLGERS
- a CDS encoding tripartite tricarboxylate transporter substrate binding protein; its protein translation is MSKSLYAAALVTCAAIACPAHAQAPYPSKPIRLIVPYAPGGSTDVILRILSQRMTENLGQQVVVDNRPGAASTIGLEIVAKSPPDGYTVGANNIAFGANPSIYRKMPFDTEKDLLPVSLISIVTLVVAVHPSVPARSIKQLIALAKSKPGALTYGSAGSGSANHLATARFEHMAGVKMTHVPYKGGGPAVVALVGGETSLLFATIPSSIQHFKTGRLIPLAVSSAKRNGALPDLPTVAEAGVPGYEAIEWIGLVVPAGTPQNVIRTLYQSSAKAAQGADVKEKVAALGADLVNSTPEEFDQFIKRELSVWSKVVKEVGIKID
- the araD gene encoding L-arabinonate dehydratase; its protein translation is MTQRKRREDLRSYKSFGVKDLRSFGHRSRALQMGYTREDFSGKPVIAIINTWSDLNPCHAHFAQRVEEVKRGVWQAGGFPVELPAHSVSETYVKPSSMMYRNFLAMETEELLRAHPVDGAVLMGGCDKTTPGLLMGAISMNLPAIYMPAGPMLRGNWKGRTLGSGTDTWKYWAELRAGNITERDWEEVEEGIARSFGHCMVMGTASTMTSVAETLGLTLPGAASIPAADANHPRMAEHSGRRIVEMVWEDLKPSDVVTRDSVDNAITVIHALSGSTNAIIHLTAIAGRAGIELSADRFDELARTTPVLANIRPAGDKYLMEDFYYAGGLRALQKELGAKLKLDARTVNGKTLGENIAAAQIYNDDVIRTRDKPLSETGGLAVLRGNLAPDGAIIKPTAAEPHLLKHTGKAVVFADYNDMNARIDDESLDVDENSVLVLKNGGPLGGPGMPEWGQLPIPKKLLKKGVRDMVRISDARMSGTSYGTCVLHVAPESYVGGPLAFVQDGDVIELDVEARKLELKVSEAELARRRAAWTPPKPRFTRGYGALFARHITQADKGCDFDFLHAGEPTPDPEIH